GGCGGTAGATTCAGCATTTGGAGTGTCTGGAGTAGGGTGTGCAATTTGGTTTGGCATCATCGTTGTTAAGATGGCAGAACTTTGTCTGATTACTCCGCCAATTGGCTTGAACTGCTTTGTTGTTGCGGGCGTTAGACCTGAATGCTCGGTACAAGACGTATTTCGAGGTTGCTTACCGTTTTTTGTCGCTGACGTGATCACCATTGCCGTGTTATTAGTGATGCCAGGAATTGTTCTGTGGTTGCCGAGCTTAATGGGGTATACCTAGTTCGATCTAGACTCGTGTGTTAGTCGCTAAAGAATAGGAGTGCCTCGATTAAGTCGAGGCATTTGTTGTTCGTCTTGCGATAAATCAATTGTCTTTGTTTTCACGCCAAGTAATCGTGACTTCTCGAACACCCCATTGTTTGGCGCTCTCAACATCATTACCCATATAGATATCAATCTTTTTAGTCCATCGCTTGTTCATTTTGTCTAGCACTCGATAGGTTCCTTTAAACCCTTCGATGGTGACTTCTTGATTATGGTCTAAGCCAAGCTCAATTAGATCTCTCGATACCGCAATTGACCTCATACCTGGCTTGAGTGTGTCTCCCCAAGCTCCAATGTTTGGGGTCGAATCTGTCTCACCGACGGCAGAGGTGTAGGCACTCGCCGTGACTCGGAGTTTTTTCTCAGTAGAAGCGAATGTCACTAAAGGAACAAGTAAAGTTAGGACTAGATAGCTAAGCGATTTCTTCATCTAAAACCGTGTACTTAAAATGGGAAGGTTGAAGTAAGTATAGCTTTGTATTGTGCTGTGCCTGTCAGGCAAGCGTTTGATGAAGGAGAGGAAAGGCACATAGCGGCTTTATGCGCTATGCACCTAACCAAGGGATTATCTTGTTTTGCACTCAGTGAAAACAACTTCGGATAACCCTTCCTCCGCTTGTTTTACGGTATCTGCACACATGGTTTTGGTGAACGATTTAGTATCGTTGAAGTTGTATCCAATTGATGAGCGAGTATCGTAATTGGTGAAGAGGAAGTCACCGCTATCGTGGTTGTAGACGAACTGAGTCCACGTCGCATAAGTTTCACCATTCTCAGGGTCGATCAGATCTTGTGGGATCAGGTTACCCGCGTTGTATGTGCTTAGTAGCTTGCCGCGAGTTTGTGCCCAGCTGGCATCTTCTTGGAACGTGACGTGCTGAGTGTTAAATAGGCCACGTAGGTTGCGGTCTAGTGAGCTAATTGAGCTTGGGATGCCTTTCGCCGCTATATCGTCGAGATTTACTTTCTCAACGTATGCACGGTGATCTTGTTGCAGTGGCGAGTTCGCCATAACACGCAGGTCAGACTTGGTGTCACCACGGTAAACGACCATCTTGCCGCCTTTGTTTAGCTGAAGCAGTGCGATGTCTCCGGACTTATCTTGGATAGAAATATGCAGACCGTGCTGTGTGCCGTGTAAACCATCTTTCCAAGCGATTTGCCAGTCGTTGTTGTTGAATGCTTTAACGGCTTCTTCTGTCGTCGCGTAATTTTCTGTTATGTAACGAATTACATCGAGGAAGCTGACCGCTGGCGCGCCATTATCTTGGTAATCTGCAATAAACTCAGCTGAATCGTACATATAGAGCAGTGAAGCAGCGAGTCCTTCAGAATTGATGGCATCGGATGCGACTCCGCCGAAGACATCCCATTCCATCTGTGAAATAGCGTGAAACTTGGTGGTCCACGTCATCGCGTTTTTGTAGCTTGGCGCTTCTGAGCTGTTACTTATGCCAACAGGATTCACTTGGGCTACATTGCCTAACTGCTCTCCCCAATCTAATGAACGAACCGTAGAGACACCATGCGGCGTATCGAGAGTGAAGCGTGAACATGCATTAGCCGCGCCAGCAGTTAGTGCTAACGCAGTTGCCGTTAGAGATGCGATTGCCAATTTATTTAGTGTTAGTGCTTTCATAACAAACCTCAAAGTTGGTTGATATTGGTAACTTGAGTCTATTATTTCAATTTATTTAGCGATGAAAAGCTGCTAAGGCTAGGTAAATCCCCTATGATGTTTATTGAGTGTACAGCAGAGGAAGTGTGGTGTTATGCCAGCATCTTTAGATCAGTTAAGAGCATTTGTAGCAACCGTAGAGAATAAGGGGTTAGCTCAAGCCGCGAGAAGCCTTGGAAAGCATGTTTCCACAGTTCGGGAGCAAATCAACAATTTAGAAATAGACACGGGTATTACGCTATTTGATCGATATCCTCGCTCTCTAGAGGTTACGTCTCAAGGTGAACAGTTATATAAATCCGCGACAGCCATGTTGAGAGAAGCGTCGCTATTTGATGCCAATGTCGAGAGCATATTACAGGGTGTCCCAGAAAAGCTGACTTTTGCTTTAGACAGTGGTTTAAAGGAACCCGCGGTTGATGCAATCATCGCAAGGTTTGTCGAAGCGTTTCCACATTTATCTCTGCAGGTACGCACCGGTGACACCCTACAGATAAAGGCATGGGCATTAGAAGGGGTCGTAGATATCGGACTTATATTTAACACGCTGCAACTGCACACCGAGCTGAGCTCTGAAAAAGCCTATGCGTTTGGGGTTAACTGCGTTGTACCTTGTTCATGGAACCTGCCGGAACAAGCTGATACCAGTTCTCTTTTAGATAAGTTGCAGCTAAGTCTCTCTTTTTTAGACGAAATAGGCGTTCGAAACGCTGATATTACAAGTCACCGCTTTATGTTGTGTAATGATGCCGTACAAATATTGAATCTAGTTAAGGCAGGTGCCGGTTGGGGCTACTTGCCAAACTTTGTTTGCCAAACGGCGATTCAAAACGAAGAGGTAAGGCTGTATCAACCTACACCAGATAGTATTTCAGATTGGAACACGAATCTGGTTTGGTCGAAACAAAACATTCTCAATCCAGCGATGAGGTGGCTTGTGAATGAAATACAAAAGTTACCTAAGTATCGCTAGTCGACTTCATGTACGGTGCCAGTATCAAGAGATAGTTCTTGAATAGCTGAGATAGTCACAACACAAGCTTTTTGTATCAGTGTACTCTCAGCGCCATTAAATCTGGTGAAGCATTGGTTTGTCGTATTCAAAACATGTAACGCTTTACCTCGCTTTGTATTGAATTCTCGTTTCATGATAGGTAACTCAGGCAGCTTCCCTTGCAGAGCTGCTCTTAATTTATGTCGGTTGAAAAGGTGTTTGTGGCTCTCAAGCGTTTGTGTTAGTTCTCGTAAGTGAGCAAGTGTCGTCTCTTTCATGTGAATCTCATTCAAACAAGCGAGTTATTGGCTAGGTTTACAACTGACAAGCGGAGGAACCTAGCTTGCCAGTTGGGGTTGGTACATTGAAGAATCAATCAACTGCTTAGAATTGGTAGTCTTGGTATTGCTCTTTGCTTCTAAACAAACTTTTAGCGCTGTACTTCACGTTGGAAAAATCAATAGAATCTACGTCGATTTTACGAATATCCATATTATCGTAGGTGCGGAAGTAGTAATCTTTATTCGCGATATCTACGACATTAGAGTACGACGTGAACTGTGGTACTTCAGCTGACGCGAAACGCCAATACAGGGTACCCTGTGGGATATCTACCGCGTTGACCATAGACCATGCACGATTAACGCCGTCAAAATCCGTTTTTAGTTGGCTTTGATCCATTGTGTAATTGAAACCAACCATCTTTTGGAATCGTCCAATGGGTGAATAGTCAAATGCCGCAAATGTTTCTTCAGAGAAACGTGCTTTTGCAGAGTGATAGCCATCGTAGCCATCAAGCATCATTCCAGCGAGTGCTTCTTGCTCGTGATACGCTGGATCATTAGTCATCACGCCAAGTTTGTTTTCTGTAATTACAGGAAAACCAGTTCCGTCAAGATACTCAACAACAATGGCACGTTTTCCATCGTTGAAGGCGTAGTGCATACCAAGATGCAAGCCGTCTACAACGTCGTAGGCCGCGACGGATACTTTGGTAGACTGAAGTATCTTTTCTGCTTCATCGACGGATCTTGCGTTGGCGAGAACATAGCGCACCACATCACCAGAGCGAATATCACCTTGCCCTTCATCGGCGAACACTGCACCTGCAAGCGCGAGCGCTTCACCGCTAAGTCCATGTTCGTTCAGAGCCGAGCTAAATAACTCCTCGCCATGTTCTATACCAACAAAACCATGAGTCGTTTTGCTTTCGGAGAATACATGTCCGCGGGGGACAACCGCAATTTTACCTTTTAACTCACCGGGCCATTCCATAGTTCGACCAATGAATGTATTTCCATTGTCAGTGGAAAAATTAAAGTTAGTGCATGCGTTTGCGATGCTTGAAACGCCAGCCATTGCTATAGCCGAAATAGATAGAGCAAGTAGTTGTTTTTTCATGGTAGTCCTCGGAACAGGTCAATGTCACTTTGTGTATGGAGCGTATTATGGATGTTATTATCCCTTTTAAAAACTCGTATAAGAATGATATTTTCCTGCTATAGTTTATGCCAAGGAGGGGCTATGAATTTTTCATTGGATCAGATCTCTGCTTTTGTCTCAACTGTAGAGGAAGGCAGTTTCAAAAGCGCGGCAATTAAACTCAACAAGCATTCAACGACGGTAAGCCAACAAGTGGCATCGTTAGAGATTGATCTAGGCTTTGCATTGTTTGATAGGCAGGTAAGAAAGTTAAACCTTACCGAACAAGGGCGGCTTTGTTATGCCAACGCTAAGGGGGTAATGGTTGAAGCATTGCATCTGCAGAGTAAAGTCAGTGGCTTGCTCTCTGATGTACCAGCAACGTTTACGGTTGGTCTAGATACAACAGTGCGTGATAGGCAATTGGTTAGATGCGTCAAAGATCTCGCGGATAAGTTTCCAACGATTGATATTACGATTTTACATGGGGACGCGGTATCCATAATCGATATGGCCGAACAAGGTAAAGTAGATGTTGGAATAGTTAACTCTCTATTTAAGGCGCACCGCTCTCTTACTATGGTGCCACTTTTTAGCTATGAAATAGTGTCGGTCGCCAGCTCAAAGTGGTTAGGGGAGCAAAGGGTTAAGTCAGAGTCCGAAGTTCGTATCTATCCTCAAATCGTTATGCAATATATTCAGAAAGCAAGCAGTCTAAAAGGGCATATTTTTAGTAATCGATGCTATACGGCGCAAAGTTTAATGGACCAGTTGGACATGGTGAGTATGGGCATGGGATGGGCAATCGTACCTAAGTTCCAGGCGTTGGATATGCTTGATAGCGGTGACCTTGTCGAGTTTAAGATAGAGGGAGGCAAAAACATTAACTGGAGTGCTGAGCTTATCTACGGGGCCGATAAAGCAATGAACCCCGTTCTAGCGAGGTTCATTGAAAATACGTCTTCACTGACGAATCGTTAGACAAGAGAACTTAAATTGAGAGCTCGTGAGTGCGTCACAAGCTCTCAATTACTAATTACTGACACGACCCCCAAACAATCTGACCACCTTTACGTCCTTGCTGATAGATGTCCGCACAGGACTCTTGCTTCATTCCTGCAATATCATCGATATTAAATGAAAGCTGACCTGCATAACCTTCGTTGTAGTAAGTAATGCCGCCTGTCTCTAAGCTATACACAAAGGTCTCCCATGTCGCATAACTTTCATTGTTCGTAGGATCGATGACATCTTGAGGGACTTTATTACCAAAATCGAATACCGCTTTCATTTTTCCTCGTACATCAATCCAATCCGCATTAGCTTGCGGTGTCCAGTCGGTGTTGCTTGTGACATAGATTCCACGAACATTACGATCGCGTGAGCTAATTGAACCTGGCAAGTTTTCGGCATCATTCATATCAAATGTAGCGGTATAGGCTCTATGATCTTGTTGAAGTGGGGAGTTTGCCATTACGCGGAGATCGGTTGTTACGTCGCCGCGGTGCACGACCATTTCACCACCTTTGTTGAGCTGAAGAAGTGCAATGTCGCCGCTTTTATCTTGAATGGAAACATGGAACCCATGCTGATGACCGGCAATGCCCGTTTTGTAGGCAATTTGAAACTCGCCTTGCTCAAAAGCTCTCACTGCTTCGTCAACAGTGGCATAGTTTTCAACAATGTACGGCACGATATCAGAAAGGTGTACTGCAGGAGTGCCGTCATCTTTAATGTCTTTGATGAAGTCTACACTGTCATGCATATACAACATTGACGCTGAAAGACCATCGGTGTTTATTGCTTCGCCAGTCGTATTATGGAAGGTTTTTACCTCTTCGAATGAAACAGTGTTGTGCTTTACTGTCCATGATTTCGCATTTTTATACTCAGGAACTGGCTTGGTTTCACGCTGTGTGTCCGTTACTTGAACGTGGGCGATCGATTGCAGTTCGCTGCCACCCCAATCATAAGAGCGTGCTATCGAAATACCATGTAGGTCACCTGTATTTTGGATAATTCGCGAGCAAGCATGCGTGCTCGTAGAGATAGATGCAATTGAAGCAGTTGCTGCAATAGCGATGGCTAGCGTGTTCAGATTCTTTTTCATTTCACGGATTCCAAATAAAAGTCATAGGACGTTAGGGGATGGTGTTTTCAGTTCATAGTTAACTGATGAATTGATTATGGCGGGTCTATTGCTTATTCTGAACGGGCTCAAGAGTGGGAAAACCCCGCCCTTAAGTCATGTATCGAACATGGTGACTGAAAGGTAATGCTAATGGCGATGACTCTAGAACAACTGAATGCTTTTGTAGAAACGGTTGAATGTGGCAGTTTTAAACAGGCTAGCGCTCGACTTGGAAAACACAAATCCACAGTAAGTGGATTGATTGCCAACCTAGAAGCCGAACTGGGGATGGAGCTTTTTGTCCGTAAGCCTCGTTCACTAGAGATAACAGCTAAAGGCACAGAAATTTATCGATATGCACTCTCTGTGCTACGAGAGTGCGACTTACTCAGCGTGAAAGCGAATAGCTTGTTAGAAGGCATGCCCTCGAGATTAACGTTGGCCATAGACCATGACTTGATGGGGAGTGATGTCAGCGCGATCTGCGCAAAAGTCATTAAAAAGTTCCCAGCGATAGAGCTTAATGTCATTGCAGTAGATCCTATGCAAGTTAGAAGTCATGTTGTGAGTGAACAAGCTGATATTGGCTTTGGTATCTCATTGTTCAGTGGCAATCATGAGTTAACGATTGCAGATGGCTACTCGTTTGATGTTGCTTGTGTTGCTTCTCCAAATCTCGACTGCAGGGATAAGGTGCTCACACTAGATGAAGTCAGAGGTATGTTGCAGATATCGGCAAGGTTTATGAAGCAAACAAGTCGCGAAGATACTCACAACCTGAGCAGCAGGAATATTTACAGTAACAGTTCGAAAAACACTTTGCAGTTGTTGGGGCAGGTAGATGCATGGGCGATGGTACCTGAGTTTTTGTGCTCTCAACAGCTAGGCGATGGTCAGCTAGACAAAATGTACATATCGTCAACAGCATCAAAAAGACCGAATCAATGGTCAACGGAGATTAGTTGGCTTACCGCGAAGCCGGTCAATAGTGCGATGGATTACGTCATCGAAGAGCTAGCAAGATTGCCTAATCGATAAATACCACTTTTGGCCGAAGATTCGGATGGCTGACTTTCAAAATTAATTTGAAACTCTATTAACGGCTAACTGGTTTTTTATTGTGAGTGGCTACTGTAGCCTTGGACAAAAGTAGGTAACAAAGGAATCTTCCTATGAGTATTGTTCAAAGTGCTAAATCTCGTTATTCAACCAAAGCATTTGATCCTGCGGGCCGTCTTTCCCTCGAGCAAATAGAGGCAATCAAGGAGTTATTGCGTTTCAGTCCATCAAGCGTGAACTCCCAACCTTGGCATTTTATGATCGCCGGTAGCCCAGAAGGAAAAGCGCGTATCGCTAAAGCAATGCAAGGCGATTACATCTACAACTCGGACAAGGTGCTTAACTCGTCTCATGTGCTTGTATTCTGTACAAAAGTAGATATTGATGACCACTACTTAAACCTTTTACTTGAAAATGAGGAAAGGGATGGTCGTATTGCCAATGACCAGGCGAAGCAAGGTCAGCACAAAGTGCGCAGCTACTATGTTGATATGCATCGTTCAGAGCTCAAAGACGTGCAACACTGGATGGAAAAACAGGTATACCTAAACCTAGGGACCGTGTTGCTCGGCGCGTCCACATTGGGTATCGATGCCGTTCCAATGGAAGGATTTGATTCTGAGATACTGGATAAAGAGTTTGGCTTGAAAGAAAAGGGCTACACGAGTTCTGTAGTGGTTCCTCTTGGTGTTCGAAGTGAAGAGGATTTCAATGCGAAGCTTCCTAAGTCGCGCCATGAGGCCGAATACTTATTTAGCGAGTTCTAGAGCAAGAACAGAAAATTATTGCCAGCCAAAAGCTCGATTAGTTAACGAGAAATCGTTGCACTTTGTCTAGCTGAAGCTGGCATTTATGTTTAAGAAACGAACGGAACTCTTTGATGATAGGTCTCAACTGACGTTTGTCTGCACACACCATGTAGAGTGGGGCGGGTTCCCCATGCCAGTCAGGAAGCACTTTCTCTAACGTTCCGTCTATTAGGTCCTGACTCGCGTCAATCAGTGACTTATTGGCGATGCCTTTGCTTTTGAGTGCCATCCTTCTGACTACGTCACCATCATTGGCAAGGAAGGAGCCCTTCACTGTTATCACTTGTTCTTCATCGCCTTTGGTCAAAGGCCATTTGTTGTGTATCGCATCCGCTAACATGAAACTGATGCAATTATGGCTGAGTATATCCCTAGGCACTGAAATAGGCGGGTTATCTTTGATATAGCGAGGGGTCGCGCATAACAAACGTAGATTCTCTGTGCATAGAGGCGTCGCAATCATGCCTGAGTCTGGAAGTTCTCCATAACGAATCGCGATATCTACGGGCTTGCTATACATATCGATGAGTTGATCTGAAAGTTCAAGCTTTACTGTTACGTTATTGTGTAGCTGGGTAAATTCATCGATCCAATCTAACAATAGATTTCTACCAAAATCCGACGGAGCGGTTATGTAGATATTGCCGGTAAGCTCCCCTCGAGCACTGGCGATCTCTTCAACTCCCTGGTTCAACGTATCTAGAGCAAGTACCACTTTAGAGAGAAACCGTTCACCTTCACCCGTTAAGCTTAAACTGCGTGTGGTTCTCACGAAAAGAGGAAAGCCGACTTGCTCTTCTAAGCGTTTGATTGACGCACTCACGGCCGCTGGGGTCATATTTAATTGGTTAGCCACTTTTGAAAAATTGCCAAGTTTGGCTGTTTCGACAAATAGTGTGAGCTCGTTGAGTGCTTTCATTTGGTCATCAAGTCGTGTCAGGTCTTAGAACCAACTTAGCGCAACTAGTATGGTTTAGTACAGCTTTGCAAGGTGCTTAAACCGTGAAAACGCTACTTAAGCTTGTGTCAGCTAGCAAGTTAGAAAAAGTTTGCAAAACAGAACTGCTGCGGGATAGGTGATTGGTAGCACGATAGATACGACAAAGCCCTTGTAAAACAAGGGCTTTGTCGTAAAAAGTGGCGGAGAGATAGGGATTTGAACCCTAGAACCGCTATTAACGGTTGCCGGTTTTCAAGACCGGTGCTTTCGACCACTCAGCCATCTCTCCGTTGTTGGCGCTCATAATAGGGGGGACGGAGTTCGCTGTAAAGAAAAAATTTCATGACTTTGGTTTGACTGCTTTAAAAGTGATCACATTGATTAAATCGTCTTCGATGTGTTGATTGGTGACAGTAGCGTTAGCTAGGCAAACGATTTCATTGCGTAATCAACATGATCAATTACTCAAAATAAAATAATGTTTTTTATTGATAAGTCATTGAAAATATAAAATAAAACGATGTTCAGAATACGCTTGTGCGCTCGAAATTGTTTGCGTGATTAAGGGGTTTGCTTCAAAATATTAGGGTTAGTTCTCGCGAACTGTGATTTGAGGTCAAGATGAAAGTTGTAAAATTGTTTAAACAAAGAGCTGATTCTATCAAGCATCAGTCTGAGCTTATGCAATGGATGTCGCCAGCGATTAGAGAGTATTGGACTGAGTTTGTAGACAAAACAAACCACAGCAATTTCTTAGCGTGGGTTCGAGACTATCACAAGCCAGCGGTTAATGAACCAGAAGTTGCACAGGTCGAACCAGAAATTGTGCTCAAGCCCGCAGCTCAAGAGCTGTTTGATGAGCTTCAAGAGAAGATAGGTGAAGTTATCCACGAGGGTAGCTGGATCCATGTTGGGCAGGAGCGTATCAATCAATTTGGCGCTGTCACTGAAGACAATCAGTGGATCCACACCGATCCGGAGCGAGCAGAGCAAGAGTCTCCGTTCAAGACGACGGTTGCACATGGTTTCCTTACATTGTCTTTATTGCCAGCACTAACGGATAGCGTCGACCCAGATAAGCCACTTTTTCCGACTGCGAAAATGATGGTGAACATCGGCTTGAATCAGGTTCGCTTCCCATATCCTGTAAAAGTCGGCAGTAATGTTCGTGCGAAAAGCACTTTAGTCAAAGTAACGCCGATTAAAAAAGGCCTTGAGATTGAACGCGAGATCCGTGTAGAAATTGAGGGTATTCGACGTCCAGCGTGTATCGCGACGTCAGTGATTCATCTTCACTTTTGATGATAAACATTGAGTTTTATGAAGCCCAGCCTTTAAGCTGGGCTTTTTTGTGCATGTTTGCCTTCATATTAACGCCAAATATCTATCTGTGGTTCACATAGCAAACGTGGTAGTTAATGTTGAGCCGCTCAAAGTGCTTCATCCATCGTTTTTGATTGTGTTGAAGTTTATCGCCTGGCCCTTTTACCTCGCACCACATAAAGTCTCCGTTTTTAAATGCAATGACATCAGGTTGGCCTGCTCTGTATGCACGAATATCTTCAAGAATCACCTCAAATAGTCCAGCTAGCTGTTGGTAGCTTATGGTATACATCGCTAACTCTATCCAAGATGCATCGACTAACTCCCAAAGAATGAATGGGTTCTGGAGACCATTTTTGTTTAGATGTACGGCGACTAGCTGTGTGATACCTTCACTTCTAATCTGGCTAAGACGATCTTCGATAAGGACACTTCGGCTGTCTATAAACTCTTTTCGATAGAGGTCAAGAGGCTGACGTTGATAAGGGTTGATAAATGCGCCTTCAACAGGCGCAAACAAGATATCCCAGAACGCTAGACCAAATAGCGTGTTGAGAAACTGGTTTTCAAGATAAAACGCATCCCATCCTTCGGCTTTAAGGGCTTCCGCAACAGCAACTTCGACTCGACAATTTGTAAGGTCTAACTGGCGATAGACTTCCGGTAGCGTCGAAACTTGCTTTTTTGGTAAAGGAATACCAAGTTTCTTTTTTAGCGGAGAAGCGATGCGCTCTGCCACCTCAGACTCGTCAGTACTATACGGGTCAGCCAGCATCATTTTTGTGATAGATAAAGCCTCTTCTTGTCTTCCTTGAGCTTTAAGAATGCGTGCTTGTCTTTCTCGAGATGGCGGGATGTTACTTTGCTGGAATAGCGCGAGAGCTTCATCTAGTGCCCCGCAACGCTCTAAGTCTCGAGCTACGGAGTTGATGAGTTTCTGGTACATTCTTTTGGCATGTTTGCCGTGAGGAGCGGGAAGTAATTGAGAGAATTCAATCAAATCTTCTCGTGATTTACGGTTTATCTCTTCGTAGCGTAGTGACATCTCACTGATGCAAAAAGACGAATCCAGCTCTTCTCTGGTATGAAATAAGCGTGTTTTCACTGAAATTTCATACTGTTCGAATTTGTGAATGCCGAGATTTTCAAGTACAAACTGAGCAAACTCTTGGTATCGATTGCCAAAAAACAACAAACAAAACATAGGAAGAATTTGGTTATCCACAAGCCTGATGACTTGAAATGGTAGCGTTGAAACCGAGTGGGGCATCTGTTCAGGCAAGAGTGCCACCAGCTCACTTTTACGGAGTGATTTGGGTAATTTGGGGAATAAAGCCAGAAGCTCCGGTTTAGTAAGAAGTGTGTCTGCTAATAGCTTTGGAGAGTCGGGAAGGGCTAGATCTACAAAACCAGAGAGAGCTAGATTGGCAAGCAGTGTCTCTGGATTCGTGAGTTCTGAATAACGTAACTTATCACTTCTAAACCACTCACCTTTACGGGTCATCATTCGGACTAGTAGACATTGTTCGTCTTCTTCCAATGCGTAGAAACGAGCGAGCCACTGTTGCTCAGATTCATTTAACAGGTCTTGATATAAGTCTTTTACTCCCGAAAGAAGTGTCGTGAAGTTAGTTAGATAGTATTTGGGTTCTAGTACCACTGAAGGTGTGTGGGTCACGGCAATACCTGAGTGTTAACTGTTTGAAATAGCTCGCATCGACGCATTAAATAATATGCAATTCAATGTGTAGTGTTTCATTGCTCTTCTGATCATCGTAGCGTTTAGCCATATTAGTCGCAAGTAAGGTAATACGATGAAAAAACTACAAGCTTGGTTTGCATCTTGGGCTTTGTTATTACTCATAGGGTGCTCTTTAGAAAATGATACACCAATCAAACCTGACCCAGGTTGGAAGATAGACAAGCTTGATAATGGCTTAACCGTCAGCCGTTACTATAAATCGGGTCAACCTATTACTCTGCGACTTGTCGTTCATGCCGGGAGTCTTCAAGAGACGACGCAACAGACTGGCTATGCACACTTTTTGGAACATTTGTTTTTTCGTGTAGAAGATGTACCTCAGCAGAAGGCAGCGAAAGATGCTCTTTTTCAAGCAGGGGTGAGCTTTGGCCCAGATCTTAATGCTTTTACATTCAACGAGTACACGAGTTATGAGCTGGCTATAGACAATGTAGATATGCTAAATGACGCGCTTACATGGTTAGCGTACGTTGCAGATGCTATGCACATTACTCAAGCGATGATAGAGCAGGAAAAAGGAGTAGTGCTGGGTGAAATGCGATTGAGACGTCCGGACCCGTTACCATACGGTCAAAAGATTTATGATCATCTGTTGATCGGTACACCTCTTGGTTCACACGATATTATTGGTAATCGAGAGTCGATAGAGAACGTTGATATTACTGAGCTGAAGGCTTTCTATAAAAAATGGTATCAACCCCAAAACATGGAATTAATGATTGCTGGCGATTGGGAGCAAAGTGAGTTGCTCGCTATCGTAAATAGCTACTTTGCTGATATTCAAAAAGGGGAGCAGCCGAGACGCGTTCTCATAGACCCCGTGAAGTTCAACGATACCCCATTGGTTTCTGAAGCAT
This is a stretch of genomic DNA from Vibrio maritimus. It encodes these proteins:
- a CDS encoding LysR family transcriptional regulator encodes the protein MKALNELTLFVETAKLGNFSKVANQLNMTPAAVSASIKRLEEQVGFPLFVRTTRSLSLTGEGERFLSKVVLALDTLNQGVEEIASARGELTGNIYITAPSDFGRNLLLDWIDEFTQLHNNVTVKLELSDQLIDMYSKPVDIAIRYGELPDSGMIATPLCTENLRLLCATPRYIKDNPPISVPRDILSHNCISFMLADAIHNKWPLTKGDEEQVITVKGSFLANDGDVVRRMALKSKGIANKSLIDASQDLIDGTLEKVLPDWHGEPAPLYMVCADKRQLRPIIKEFRSFLKHKCQLQLDKVQRFLVN
- a CDS encoding MaoC family dehydratase, whose protein sequence is MKVVKLFKQRADSIKHQSELMQWMSPAIREYWTEFVDKTNHSNFLAWVRDYHKPAVNEPEVAQVEPEIVLKPAAQELFDELQEKIGEVIHEGSWIHVGQERINQFGAVTEDNQWIHTDPERAEQESPFKTTVAHGFLTLSLLPALTDSVDPDKPLFPTAKMMVNIGLNQVRFPYPVKVGSNVRAKSTLVKVTPIKKGLEIEREIRVEIEGIRRPACIATSVIHLHF
- a CDS encoding VRR-NUC domain-containing protein encodes the protein MTHTPSVVLEPKYYLTNFTTLLSGVKDLYQDLLNESEQQWLARFYALEEDEQCLLVRMMTRKGEWFRSDKLRYSELTNPETLLANLALSGFVDLALPDSPKLLADTLLTKPELLALFPKLPKSLRKSELVALLPEQMPHSVSTLPFQVIRLVDNQILPMFCLLFFGNRYQEFAQFVLENLGIHKFEQYEISVKTRLFHTREELDSSFCISEMSLRYEEINRKSREDLIEFSQLLPAPHGKHAKRMYQKLINSVARDLERCGALDEALALFQQSNIPPSRERQARILKAQGRQEEALSITKMMLADPYSTDESEVAERIASPLKKKLGIPLPKKQVSTLPEVYRQLDLTNCRVEVAVAEALKAEGWDAFYLENQFLNTLFGLAFWDILFAPVEGAFINPYQRQPLDLYRKEFIDSRSVLIEDRLSQIRSEGITQLVAVHLNKNGLQNPFILWELVDASWIELAMYTISYQQLAGLFEVILEDIRAYRAGQPDVIAFKNGDFMWCEVKGPGDKLQHNQKRWMKHFERLNINYHVCYVNHR